A section of the Babylonia areolata isolate BAREFJ2019XMU chromosome 31, ASM4173473v1, whole genome shotgun sequence genome encodes:
- the LOC143276065 gene encoding uncharacterized protein LOC143276065, translated as MFTFLRNSGIAKGHERTLLVQFCTGLSWLKPPSQAEHSWYSGKERAPLGQGYTGVNCERDIDECASHPCVNGGVCQDYTNKFSCSCPAGFEGPTCAVEINECESSPCTNGGECEDLINNYLCHCAPGFSGVHCEENVNECEGVSCGHGTCQDGQATFTCVCEAGWTGTYCGSEINECASNPCRNGGSCHNVQDGYGYECRCPLGTTGYNCEIENNECSSNPCRNGATCRDGLNKYTCDCKDGYTGVHCEEDINECRSNPCYNGGVCTDMINGFKCDCPPGYYDAQCLSNKNECASNPCINGGTCQDGVNEFTCVCPAGYGGHRCERDINECLSNPCQHGGTCIDQLNAFVCRCAKGYSGDMCERNINECASNPCVHGDCTDQVGDYLCHCQLPYTGKNCETEMNPCAPSPCRNNAQCVPSNNYQDFECSCPAGFAGTQCEMDINECAQGSPCRNGGTCKNTEGSFVCLCPVGYEGSQCEINHDDCDPNPCFNGGTCLDLIGDYTCRCVRGFGGRHCQTDINECASDPCQNNGNCHDYVNSFTCACRAGFSGTHCQFNDDDCTSSSCLNGGTCIDGVNKYTCQCAPGYTGSNCQHHVNPCDSNPCLNAATCFNRHTSYSCFCPYGFTGPRCEDLVDWCSQKPCQNGAECVQVANQYKCNCSQGWTGTLCDVQSVPCSTAASLRNVDENQLCQNGGTCHNTGSTHMCMCRTGYEGSYCEHDINECASAPCQNGATCSDQVGRYVCTCAPGYQGLNCEFDIDECASHNQPCQNGGTCHDLINDFACSCPPGTQGLLCEEDEKDCLFDSTCHNGGTCVDKVGGYECICPPGFVGPHCEGDVNECLSKPCSPLGTQDCVQLVNDYRCDCRPGWTGKHCDNRLQCDQQPCKNGGQCNDSSSGPVCTCVEGFSGEYCEFMTMACDSDPCQHGGTCQPQENGFTCICPAGASGPRCEHDTTDDCVSSPCQNGGSCLDRIGYYECDCPARMGGVHCDVYDQAFPGGIGRPVTPDTMPDYCTRHNCQNLANNGQCDEECN; from the exons gGTACACGGGGGTGAACTGTGAGAGGGACATTGACGAGTGTGCCAGTCACCCGTGCGTCAACGGGGGCGTCTGTCAGGACTACACCAATAAGTTCTCCTGTTCCTGTCCGGctg GCTTTGAGGGCCCTACCTGCGCCGTGGAGATCAACGAGTGCGAGAGCTCCCCGTGCACGAATGGTGGAGAGTGCGAAGACCTGATCAACAACTACCTGTGTCACTGTGCCCCAG GCTTTTCGGGCGTGCACTGTGAGGAGAACGTCAACGAGTGTGAGGGGGTGAGCTGCGGCCACGGGACGTGTCAGGACGGGCAGGCCACCTTCACCTGTGTGTGCGAGGCGGGGTGGACGGGAACCTACTGCGGCAGCGAGATCAACGAGTGCGCCTCCAACCCCTGCCGCAACGGGGGCTCCTGCCACAACGTGCAGGACGGCTACGGCTACGAGTGCCGCTGCCCCTTGGGTACCACAG GTTACAACTGCGAGATCGAGAACAATGAGTGTAGCAGTAACCCGTGCCGCAACGGTGCCACCTGCCGTGACGGCCTCAACAAGTACACCTGCGACTGTAAAGACGGCTACACAG gTGTGCACTGTGAGGAGGATATAAACGAATGTCGCTCCAACCCCTGCTACAACGGAGGCGTGTGCACGGACATGATCAACGGCTTCAAGTGCGACTGCCCGCCTGGCTACTACGACGCCCAGTGTCTGTCCAACAAGAACGAGTGTGCCTCGAACCCTTGCATCAACGGGGGCACCTGCCAGGATGGCGTTAACGA GTTTACGTGTGTTTGTCCGGCTGGATACGGGGGTCACCGCTGCGAGCGGGACATCAACGAGTGTCTGTCAAACCCTTGTCAGCATGGGGGCACGTGCATCGATCAGCTGAACGCCTTCGTCTGTCGCTGCGCTAAGGGTTACTCAG GTGACATGTGCGAGCGCAACATCAACGAGTGCGCCAGCAACCCCTGCGTGCACGGGGATTGCACGGACCAGGTGGGCGACTACCTGTGCCACTGCCAGCTGCCCTACACGGGCAAGAACTGCGAGACGGAGATGAATCCCTGCGCCCCCAGCCCCTGCCGCAACAACGCCCAGTGCGTGCCCTCCAACAACTACCAGGACTTTGAGTGCAGCTGCCCTGCCGGCTTTGCTG GTACTCAGTGTGAGATGGACATCAATGAATGTGCTCAGGGGTCTCCGTGCCGAAACGGTGGGACGTGTAAGAACACTGAGgggtcctttgtctgtctctgccctgtgggtTATGAGGGCAGTCAGTGCGAGATCAACCACGACGACTGCGATCCTA aCCCTTGCTTCAACGGCGGCACGTGCCTGGACCTGATCGGGGACTACACGTGTCGGTGTGTGCGAGGGTTCGGGGGTCGCCACTGCCAGACCGACATCAATGAGTGTGCCTCCGACCCCTGCCAGAACAACGGCAATTGCCACGACTACGTCAACTCCTTCACCTGCGCCTGCCGCGCTGGCTTCAGCGGTACCCATTGTCAGTTCAACGACGATGACTGCACGTCCAG TTCGTGTTTGAACGGCGGCACGTGTATTGATGGGGTCAACAAGTACACGTGTCAGTGCGCCCCGGGCTACACGGGCTCGAACTGCCAGCATCACGTGAACCCCTGCGACTCGAACCCCTGCCTCAACGCGGCCACCTGCTTCAACAGGCACACCTCCTACTCCTGTTTCTGTCCGTATGGCTTCACCGGGCCTCggtgtgag GACCTGGTGGACTGGTGCAGCCAGAAGCCGTGTCAGAACGGCGCAGAGTGTGTGCAGGTGGCCAACCAGTACAAGTGTAACTGCTCCCAGGGCTGGACGGGGACGCTGTGCGACGTGCAGTCTGTGCCCTGCTCCACGGCCGCGTCTCTGAgaa ATGTGGACGAAAACCAGCTGTGCCAGAACGGcggaacatgtcacaacacaggcagcacgcacatgtgcatgtgtcgcACCGGCTACGAGGGATCCTACTGTGAGCACGACATCAACGAGTGTGCCTCCGCTCCGTGTCAGAACGGTGCGACGTGTTCTGACCAGGTGGGCCGGTACGTGTGCACTTGTGCTCCGGGATATCAAGGGCTGAACTGCGAGTTTGACATCGACGAGTGTGCTAGCCACAATCAGCCGTGTCAGAATGGGGGCACTTGCCACGACCTGATCAATGATTTCGCCTGCTCCTGTCCACCTGGTACCCAGGGTCTACTGTGCGAAGAGGACGAGAAGGATTGTCTGTTCGATTCTACCTGCCACAACGGGGGCACGTGTGTGGACAAG GTTGGCGGTTACGAATGCATCTGCCCGCCAGGCTTTGTGGGCCCTCACTGCGAGGGTGACGTCAACGAATGCTTATCGAAACCCTGCAGCCCCCTGGGAACCCAGGACTGCGTGCAGCTGGTGAACGACTATCGCTGCGACTGCAGACCGGGGTGGACTG GTAAACATTGCGACAACCGTCTGCAGTGTGATCAGCAGCCGTGTAAAAACGGAGGACAGTGTAACGACTCCAGTTCGGGCccagtgtgtacctgtgtggag GGGTTCTCAGGAGAGTACTGTGAGTTCATGACGATGGCGTGCGACAGCGATCCTTGCCAGCATGGCGGCACATGTCAGCCCCAGGAGAACGGCTTCACCTGCATCTGTCCTGCCGGGGCGTCGGGCCCCAGGTGTGAACACGACACAACGGATGACTGCGTCTCCTCCCCCTGTCAGAACGGCGGCTCCTGCCTGGACAGGATCG GGTACTATGAATGCGACTGTCCTGCGCGTATGGGTGGCGTGCATTGCGACGTTTATGACCAAGCGTTCCCGGGTGGCATCGGAAGGCCCGTCACTCCGGACACTATGCCGGACTACTGCACACGACACAACTGTCAGAACCTGGCCAACAACGGGCAGTGTGAT GAGGAGTGCAATTGA